In the genome of Pseudomonas sp. HS6, one region contains:
- a CDS encoding type IV pilus biogenesis/stability protein PilW → MNRLLAGSVKWVMIVMSLFASANALAENIQIVGVGGHMLTLKDKKWSRPAPESAVASFTANGKTFPLYISDVGTETHDSWLSPDKKTVLLLQTLYGVVIGQEGEEIPTEETGCGVISMETGCVLSEHVARFCDGTWEGNRWASGEGEVLDLALTTPSPKDFLNQVSSIEMPQSRVEELEFNLRIISPDAYMACHPPARNVQALNDLAFYLAEGGNDELALKFYRGVEAVGKRTVLMLNIADSLWRLDRKDEAQRYYSQYRDAMSADGKAQKIPQRAVERSVIQGMKH, encoded by the coding sequence ATGAACCGTCTACTCGCGGGCAGCGTTAAGTGGGTGATGATTGTCATGAGCCTGTTTGCTTCAGCCAATGCCTTGGCGGAGAACATACAGATCGTCGGGGTTGGCGGGCACATGTTGACGCTGAAGGATAAGAAATGGAGCAGGCCTGCTCCGGAGTCAGCGGTCGCCTCGTTTACCGCGAATGGCAAGACTTTTCCCCTCTATATTTCCGATGTTGGTACCGAAACGCATGACAGTTGGCTAAGTCCTGACAAGAAAACAGTGCTGCTTCTTCAGACTCTGTATGGTGTTGTCATTGGTCAAGAGGGTGAAGAGATTCCGACGGAGGAGACGGGTTGCGGTGTCATTTCGATGGAGACCGGTTGCGTACTAAGTGAGCACGTAGCCAGGTTTTGCGACGGCACGTGGGAGGGCAATCGATGGGCTTCCGGTGAGGGGGAAGTTCTTGACCTCGCCTTGACGACACCGTCTCCAAAGGATTTTTTGAATCAAGTCTCAAGTATTGAGATGCCGCAATCTCGCGTGGAAGAACTCGAATTCAATCTTCGCATTATAAGTCCAGACGCCTATATGGCTTGTCACCCGCCGGCGCGCAATGTTCAAGCTCTCAACGACCTGGCCTTCTACTTGGCCGAGGGCGGCAACGATGAGCTTGCACTGAAGTTCTATCGCGGCGTTGAGGCCGTCGGTAAACGCACAGTGCTGATGTTGAACATCGCCGATTCACTCTGGCGCCTTGATCGCAAAGACGAAGCTCAGCGTTATTACAGCCAGTACCGCGACGCGATGAGCGCCGATGGCAAGGCGCAGAAAATACCTCAGCGCGCAGTTGAGCGATCCGTCATTCAGGGAATGAAACATTGA
- a CDS encoding alpha/beta fold hydrolase, with the protein MSKPLMYLLAGNGSAADWWDDALPHFQRYDVVPLELPGFGANPQPPCEDLAAYAQTLLAMTQKGSAIMAVGVNALLVLHALQRRPGHFSRSVLLAPVGAFLWQRRLPALMSPLPIRKSIHWLLSNKPTLFARKFSNQTWTPAQYQRMGAGYARCRAFVPHWDLIRADTALPLLEWITDPVELVWGDQDKVLGIEQAAAWSAILARADLTISLKPGWGHYPWIDAPAQFAQWLESDERGFVAHTKGGRLRLAELARQAVPAALTLNDCNDPRLPTFLARQPQAIWAVRSSSYGEDQADSANAGLSTTYLREPTANVSARIAELTAEGVEEVVVQRFITPQVSGIAFVRHLSVELEWVEGHLESLADGQISPERATLSRLGDAWRSGTFTATHGLTEDVLWRFLQDVLRVFHYVPGDVEWAWDGTQLWLLQYRPISDYGWRRHLTAANIAEILPPQPSVLVEYAQRRAAASIPAIMARWDARVLQDNEPFAAVFGGASYINNDLFLARLADWGISASNYAGEVGGATPHLPWRPLRMLRSLPLFLRMQRIARGHLLSLEHGLQRFDQELTDLVAQGADGQQLADWFTRFYVFVVQGNLCIATAQASSGGDWLGRPPTAYDNLENSPHRLPWETDPATPRPASSALPLQAFPQWSGLIHLAHSTGLPGLRGYYLQVREWYRDNLMRIFFRLHHAMPLADREHWFAPHPDIRTRDGSFWQDGREGAEQATGFMIYPGQVRGILGEDILLEDTLDPGRHAHYQAARAVIARMGGRLSHGSTLLRELRKPSAVMPQVDLAWVGCEVVYRDGELELMNSKDVK; encoded by the coding sequence ATGAGCAAGCCTCTGATGTACCTGCTGGCCGGCAACGGCAGCGCCGCCGATTGGTGGGATGACGCGCTGCCGCATTTTCAGCGTTACGACGTGGTGCCGCTGGAGTTGCCGGGCTTCGGCGCTAACCCGCAGCCGCCCTGCGAGGATCTGGCGGCTTACGCCCAGACCTTGTTGGCGATGACGCAAAAGGGCAGTGCGATCATGGCCGTCGGGGTCAACGCGCTGCTGGTGCTGCATGCGCTGCAACGTCGGCCCGGGCACTTTTCTCGCAGTGTTTTGCTGGCGCCGGTGGGCGCTTTTTTGTGGCAGCGTCGATTGCCGGCGCTGATGTCACCGCTGCCAATCCGAAAGAGCATTCATTGGCTGCTGTCGAACAAACCCACGCTGTTCGCGCGCAAGTTCTCCAACCAGACCTGGACGCCCGCGCAGTACCAGCGCATGGGCGCCGGTTATGCGCGTTGCCGTGCGTTTGTGCCGCACTGGGATCTGATCCGTGCCGACACCGCACTGCCATTGCTAGAGTGGATCACCGACCCGGTCGAGCTGGTCTGGGGCGATCAGGACAAGGTGCTTGGCATCGAGCAAGCGGCGGCATGGTCGGCGATTCTTGCGCGCGCAGACCTGACCATCAGCCTGAAACCCGGTTGGGGTCATTACCCGTGGATCGACGCGCCCGCGCAGTTTGCGCAGTGGCTGGAGTCGGACGAGCGCGGCTTCGTCGCGCATACCAAGGGCGGGCGTTTGCGTCTGGCGGAACTGGCCCGGCAAGCAGTTCCGGCGGCGCTGACCCTCAACGATTGCAACGACCCGCGACTACCGACCTTCCTCGCCCGCCAACCACAGGCGATCTGGGCGGTGCGCTCCTCCAGTTATGGCGAAGATCAGGCCGACTCGGCGAATGCCGGTTTGAGCACGACCTACCTGCGCGAGCCTACCGCCAACGTGTCGGCGCGCATCGCCGAGCTGACTGCCGAAGGTGTTGAGGAAGTGGTGGTGCAGCGCTTCATCACGCCGCAGGTGTCGGGCATCGCGTTTGTGCGTCATCTGTCGGTGGAACTCGAATGGGTTGAAGGTCATCTTGAGTCCCTTGCCGACGGTCAGATCAGCCCGGAGCGGGCGACGCTTTCGCGGCTCGGCGATGCCTGGCGCAGTGGCACGTTCACGGCCACGCACGGTTTGACCGAAGACGTGCTGTGGCGCTTTCTCCAGGATGTCTTGCGGGTGTTCCACTACGTGCCCGGCGATGTCGAATGGGCCTGGGACGGTACGCAACTGTGGCTGCTGCAATACCGGCCGATCAGCGATTACGGCTGGCGCCGCCACCTGACGGCCGCCAACATCGCCGAGATCCTGCCGCCGCAACCCAGCGTGCTGGTGGAGTACGCCCAGCGCCGGGCCGCCGCGAGTATTCCGGCGATCATGGCCCGTTGGGATGCGCGGGTGTTGCAGGACAACGAGCCGTTCGCGGCTGTATTTGGCGGTGCGTCCTACATCAACAACGACCTGTTTCTCGCACGGTTGGCCGACTGGGGCATCAGCGCCAGCAACTATGCCGGTGAAGTCGGCGGCGCGACCCCGCATCTGCCGTGGCGACCGCTGCGGATGTTGCGTTCGCTGCCGTTGTTTCTGCGCATGCAACGTATCGCTCGCGGACATTTGCTGAGCCTTGAGCACGGCTTGCAGCGCTTCGACCAAGAGCTGACCGACCTCGTCGCCCAGGGTGCTGACGGTCAGCAATTGGCCGACTGGTTCACCCGGTTTTATGTGTTCGTGGTGCAGGGCAATCTGTGCATCGCCACGGCGCAGGCCAGCAGCGGCGGGGACTGGCTGGGCCGACCGCCCACCGCTTACGACAACCTGGAAAACAGTCCCCATCGGCTGCCGTGGGAGACCGATCCGGCCACACCTCGACCCGCGTCGAGCGCGTTGCCACTACAGGCCTTCCCGCAATGGTCAGGGCTGATTCACCTCGCTCATTCGACCGGCCTGCCGGGCCTGCGTGGTTACTACCTGCAAGTGCGCGAGTGGTATCGCGACAACCTGATGCGCATCTTCTTCCGCCTGCATCACGCCATGCCACTGGCGGATCGCGAACACTGGTTTGCGCCGCACCCGGACATCCGCACGCGCGACGGCAGCTTCTGGCAGGACGGCCGCGAAGGTGCCGAACAGGCCACCGGGTTCATGATTTACCCGGGGCAGGTGAGGGGCATTCTTGGCGAAGACATCTTGCTGGAAGACACCCTCGATCCGGGGCGTCACGCGCACTATCAGGCCGCGCGGGCGGTGATTGCGCGGATGGGTGGGCGGTTGTCGCATGGCTCGACGTTGTTGCGGGAACTGCGCAAGCCTTCGGCGGTGATGCCGCAGGTGGATCTGGCGTGGGTGGGGTGTGAGGTGGTGTATCGAGATGGTGAACTGGAATTGATGAATTCGAAGGATGTGAAGTGA
- a CDS encoding TIGR01777 family oxidoreductase, which produces MPAPSFSLRPAMVLWLYAAAIVHVLAGLTLTWAGHSGLLDGYLHTLELAFWGADAVPAAGHELQVWWLALFGATLQSYSLYMLTLVCLGNRLKAPAIWGWLMAGVLLWAPQDMWLSAQKQVWSHLWLDGFALLVLLPPLIWLLRHDRRKYPPERTVSESNPFVGGAYKRVLITGGTGFIGEAVVDQLLDAGHTVSVLARDPLKAANLFDGRVRCVRSLSELGCDEPFDVVINLAGAPVAGPRWSPKRQAQLIASRVNTTEALMTWLKNARHKPALWIQASAIGFYGVRDASENLDESASKGDGFMAELCARWEASAQPVTQFGVRQVVLRLGVVFGPGGALLPLLIPFRLGFGGRMGDGQQIMSWVHRDDVIQVIARSFHDENLRGTYNMVAPETVSQAAFAENVGKVLKRPVWFHIPAAPVRALAGEMAQLFFDGQRVVPQRLSEAGYTFRYPTLDAALRDLA; this is translated from the coding sequence ATGCCAGCCCCCTCTTTCTCTCTTCGCCCCGCGATGGTGCTTTGGCTGTATGCCGCGGCAATCGTACATGTGCTCGCCGGGCTCACGTTGACCTGGGCCGGTCATTCCGGATTACTCGACGGCTATCTTCACACCCTCGAACTCGCATTCTGGGGCGCCGATGCGGTCCCTGCCGCCGGTCACGAGCTACAGGTCTGGTGGCTCGCGTTGTTTGGCGCGACGTTGCAAAGTTATTCGCTGTACATGCTCACGTTGGTGTGCCTCGGCAACCGTCTTAAAGCTCCTGCAATTTGGGGCTGGTTGATGGCGGGCGTGCTGTTATGGGCGCCGCAGGACATGTGGCTTTCAGCGCAAAAACAGGTCTGGTCGCACTTGTGGCTCGACGGTTTTGCGCTGCTGGTGCTGTTGCCGCCGCTGATCTGGTTGCTGCGCCATGATCGTCGGAAATACCCGCCGGAAAGAACCGTGAGCGAGTCCAACCCCTTTGTCGGCGGCGCCTACAAGCGTGTGCTGATCACCGGGGGCACCGGGTTTATCGGTGAAGCCGTAGTCGATCAATTACTCGACGCCGGCCACACGGTCAGCGTGTTGGCGCGGGATCCGTTGAAAGCGGCGAACCTGTTCGACGGTCGCGTTCGCTGTGTGCGGTCGTTGAGCGAACTCGGCTGCGACGAACCCTTCGACGTGGTGATCAACCTCGCCGGCGCACCGGTCGCCGGGCCGCGCTGGAGTCCCAAGCGCCAGGCGCAATTGATCGCCAGTCGGGTCAACACCACTGAAGCGTTGATGACCTGGCTGAAAAACGCCAGGCACAAACCCGCGCTGTGGATTCAAGCCTCGGCCATCGGTTTCTACGGCGTGCGTGATGCCAGCGAAAACCTTGATGAAAGCGCCAGTAAGGGCGACGGTTTCATGGCCGAGCTCTGCGCGCGCTGGGAGGCTTCGGCGCAACCCGTCACGCAGTTTGGTGTGCGTCAGGTGGTGCTGCGCCTCGGCGTGGTGTTTGGTCCGGGCGGTGCGCTGCTGCCATTGCTGATTCCGTTTCGCCTGGGCTTCGGCGGGCGCATGGGCGACGGTCAGCAGATCATGAGCTGGGTGCATCGCGACGATGTGATTCAGGTGATCGCTCGATCCTTCCACGATGAAAATTTGCGCGGCACCTACAACATGGTCGCGCCGGAAACGGTCAGTCAGGCAGCCTTCGCCGAGAACGTCGGAAAAGTCCTCAAGCGCCCGGTGTGGTTCCACATTCCAGCAGCGCCCGTGCGTGCGTTGGCCGGGGAAATGGCTCAGCTGTTCTTCGACGGTCAGCGTGTAGTGCCGCAGCGTTTGAGCGAGGCGGGCTACACGTTCCGCTATCCGACCCTCGACGCCGCGCTGCGCGATCTGGCCTGA
- a CDS encoding NlpC/P60 family protein, with product MSTGLLEHLDPYRSGYEYGPHKGEADLDNNGKKEIDCSGLVYRIMKDAGYTIPYRTTSMLNTDREHFEEIPVANAQPGDIALWINFHGHTGVIEKLSTAQTPGKFFGSQSAGPKTALYGPDSNYWPMPEKVLRPKPQFRGAQPAPAAAPAPTPAPAPVGAAPLMNFQYPFRKADGKQFTDVEDVYKALEAETAGHYLLGSNKFWHGGIHISNASAPQCILNEPIRCMADGEVVAYRLNEDYLKSTFGTGDTAKKLDYSSSFCLVRHEYKSAPNPEEGPNKGKQNKLNFYSLYMHLLPYKHYPLAENESPNPIVTMTVKDFKAYDDFPASNNFPYPGKLAKHTRLEVLEKRSVENVTYAKGKILSGSVKHGSTKVREAGQEVWFAYLKNNEPYQNSSHNAIWVADVIPERARPKYWQGKVKAKTTQRLAMFSAPTTPANGQPAGARIESNREITVGSIIEFDSKDVVNLVVGNKLRRMAPCTPVDASIWNDNGAVPSNFWAIIESEKDSQYTQWESLTPTNFEVVTTSIGIKAGDPIGYLGKVENLVNENGLADGKFQVHVEIFTAQAEVKDFLDNVAALKVGRQYLHLPKGAQLKKKMPATGTSDPLKEEHAIDLGKVPVIKEGNEDWYEISVNDEDQPISGLVKKSDAKFITPHDWTKMGFQLVEESNSAADGFLDPDDMPDFFKDLLKKIDKNHDGEIEPSELADALKSTETRQHWTKLVAHHPTEWKDDTKSEKWKRLDTLLEDSEKLLKHEKERIDSFIFWDKLADKTPAGTGLIYHFHPIGFVSNFLAMEDDNDLKWLKVEKGQLTFDVEGNDIEDSSNSLHMYFSRKAHWPGGASGITIGRGYDLGQKSDPMGDLTAVGITEPLLSWLVGAKGLSGTAARNYLNSASPEIRKTFITRKQQYKLFVSVYEIMKNKVITISEQSFNVGHYGALNWDSVDTKIQDMIVDLIYRGDYKPSSREIVQRPFVENNKAELKAIMSLEGNWPGVPAARFSARKNYL from the coding sequence ATGAGTACTGGACTACTTGAACATCTAGATCCATATCGTAGCGGTTATGAGTACGGTCCACACAAGGGCGAAGCTGATCTTGATAACAATGGTAAGAAGGAAATCGATTGTTCGGGCCTTGTTTACCGAATAATGAAAGATGCTGGTTATACAATTCCTTATCGAACAACCTCAATGTTGAATACCGACCGGGAGCATTTCGAAGAGATTCCAGTCGCGAACGCACAACCCGGCGATATTGCACTTTGGATTAACTTTCATGGTCATACCGGAGTAATCGAGAAACTGAGCACTGCTCAGACGCCTGGAAAATTCTTTGGCTCGCAATCGGCGGGACCGAAAACGGCTCTTTACGGTCCGGATAGTAATTATTGGCCGATGCCAGAAAAGGTCTTGCGACCAAAACCTCAATTTAGAGGTGCACAACCGGCACCTGCCGCTGCGCCAGCTCCCACCCCGGCGCCTGCTCCGGTAGGCGCAGCTCCACTTATGAATTTCCAGTATCCATTTCGAAAGGCTGACGGTAAGCAATTCACTGATGTGGAGGATGTTTACAAAGCCCTCGAAGCCGAGACCGCCGGCCACTACCTGCTGGGCAGCAACAAGTTCTGGCACGGCGGCATTCACATCAGCAATGCCAGCGCTCCTCAGTGCATTTTGAACGAGCCAATTCGGTGTATGGCCGACGGTGAAGTCGTGGCCTATCGTCTTAACGAGGACTATCTAAAATCGACATTCGGTACAGGAGATACGGCCAAAAAACTCGATTATTCTAGTTCCTTCTGTTTAGTGAGGCATGAATATAAGTCCGCGCCAAATCCAGAAGAAGGACCGAATAAAGGAAAGCAGAATAAGCTAAATTTTTATAGCCTATATATGCATCTTTTGCCGTATAAGCACTATCCGCTAGCGGAGAATGAAAGTCCGAACCCGATAGTGACGATGACTGTAAAAGACTTCAAAGCGTATGATGATTTTCCCGCGTCGAATAACTTTCCATACCCAGGAAAGCTGGCGAAGCACACTAGGCTTGAAGTTTTGGAAAAGCGCTCCGTTGAAAATGTTACTTATGCTAAGGGAAAAATCCTTTCCGGTAGTGTAAAGCATGGATCAACTAAAGTTCGCGAAGCAGGGCAAGAGGTATGGTTTGCATACTTGAAAAATAATGAGCCATATCAAAACTCCAGTCATAATGCTATTTGGGTAGCAGATGTGATACCCGAGCGTGCGAGGCCAAAGTATTGGCAAGGGAAGGTAAAGGCTAAGACCACTCAACGTTTAGCTATGTTCAGCGCGCCAACGACCCCTGCGAACGGGCAGCCTGCAGGTGCACGCATTGAAAGCAATCGAGAAATTACAGTAGGCAGTATCATTGAGTTCGATAGCAAAGATGTAGTGAATTTAGTGGTCGGAAATAAACTACGACGTATGGCCCCCTGCACTCCAGTGGATGCCAGCATTTGGAATGATAATGGGGCTGTGCCAAGTAATTTTTGGGCGATTATCGAAAGCGAGAAGGATAGTCAGTACACGCAATGGGAGTCGCTCACTCCTACAAATTTTGAAGTTGTGACGACTAGCATCGGAATCAAGGCCGGTGACCCTATTGGTTATTTAGGTAAAGTTGAAAATTTAGTAAATGAAAATGGCCTTGCGGATGGTAAATTTCAAGTTCATGTTGAGATATTTACAGCTCAGGCTGAGGTAAAAGATTTTCTAGATAATGTCGCTGCATTAAAAGTCGGGCGTCAGTATTTACATTTGCCAAAAGGTGCCCAGCTTAAGAAAAAAATGCCTGCTACTGGAACGAGTGATCCTTTAAAAGAAGAGCACGCTATCGACCTAGGCAAAGTGCCGGTTATAAAGGAAGGCAATGAGGATTGGTATGAGATTTCCGTGAATGATGAAGATCAACCGATTTCTGGGTTGGTGAAAAAGTCTGACGCAAAATTTATCACTCCACACGATTGGACAAAAATGGGTTTTCAGCTTGTTGAGGAAAGCAATTCCGCAGCTGACGGCTTTCTCGATCCCGATGATATGCCCGACTTTTTTAAAGATCTTCTGAAAAAAATAGACAAAAACCATGACGGAGAGATAGAGCCATCTGAACTTGCTGATGCATTGAAAAGTACGGAGACGCGGCAGCATTGGACAAAGTTAGTAGCACACCATCCTACGGAGTGGAAGGATGATACAAAATCAGAAAAATGGAAGAGATTGGATACTCTTCTAGAAGATTCTGAAAAGTTACTGAAGCATGAAAAGGAAAGAATAGATTCATTCATCTTCTGGGATAAATTGGCTGATAAAACCCCAGCGGGTACGGGATTGATTTACCATTTTCACCCTATAGGTTTCGTTTCAAACTTTCTCGCGATGGAGGATGATAATGATCTGAAGTGGCTAAAGGTTGAGAAGGGACAGCTGACTTTTGATGTGGAAGGTAATGATATAGAGGATTCGTCGAATTCTTTGCATATGTATTTCAGTCGGAAAGCGCATTGGCCTGGCGGAGCATCCGGTATTACGATCGGGAGAGGATATGATCTTGGTCAAAAATCAGATCCAATGGGTGATCTAACTGCGGTAGGTATTACGGAACCATTGTTGAGTTGGTTAGTTGGAGCAAAAGGTCTAAGTGGTACTGCTGCACGGAATTATCTTAATAGCGCGAGTCCTGAAATTCGGAAAACATTCATTACGCGCAAACAGCAATATAAGTTGTTTGTTTCTGTCTATGAAATTATGAAGAATAAAGTCATAACGATTTCTGAGCAATCTTTCAACGTCGGTCATTATGGTGCGCTGAACTGGGATTCTGTTGATACAAAGATCCAAGATATGATTGTGGACTTGATTTATCGTGGCGATTATAAGCCTTCATCAAGGGAAATTGTTCAGCGACCTTTTGTTGAAAATAATAAAGCTGAGTTGAAGGCTATCATGTCCCTTGAAGGCAATTGGCCTGGTGTTCCTGCTGCCAGATTTTCTGCACGAAAAAACTATCTCTGA
- a CDS encoding tetratricopeptide repeat protein — MTTNKYIMKWFSIALLSLGMSSGAYASSPNATQCPSSDFVEFVKAFSSEPEIQKAFIAPSVKHVHVTADGKIPKVVERSLNAIDADELKVLLPENAAAANLIIQIKVPNRVIVRDEAGHFLKIFVFKRGGCWVLNRVEDWTLDAVMNEITQSEKLTPGELELKKGVIFDRLVNKASPDSGIYLYAAALDSYLDGARKGSPKAAIAAAGISLSGQAPRLENSKILELFIQASNNIPDAGLALSMFYCDEGNYDNERPCINPEKSMVALESAAQRGSINALVRLGEVYETGAVVPSDPPRAMACYQEAQRKDPESSTPSVERLATQGVVRNPSIQCIKVGSL, encoded by the coding sequence ATGACAACAAACAAATACATAATGAAGTGGTTTTCCATTGCGCTCTTGAGCTTGGGGATGAGTTCAGGTGCCTATGCCTCATCGCCCAATGCCACCCAATGTCCAAGCAGCGATTTTGTCGAGTTCGTCAAAGCTTTTTCATCCGAACCTGAGATACAGAAAGCCTTTATCGCGCCCTCTGTGAAGCATGTTCATGTAACAGCTGATGGGAAAATACCGAAGGTTGTTGAGCGGAGCCTGAATGCGATTGACGCTGACGAGTTGAAGGTACTGCTTCCGGAAAATGCGGCCGCAGCGAACCTCATAATTCAAATCAAGGTGCCAAACAGAGTAATCGTCCGCGATGAGGCGGGCCATTTTTTGAAGATCTTTGTTTTCAAGCGTGGCGGCTGCTGGGTCTTGAACCGAGTGGAGGATTGGACTCTCGATGCGGTCATGAATGAAATCACTCAGTCTGAAAAACTAACGCCCGGTGAGCTGGAGCTAAAGAAAGGCGTCATATTCGACAGGTTGGTGAATAAGGCTTCTCCTGACTCTGGCATCTACCTGTACGCCGCAGCATTGGATAGCTATTTGGATGGCGCCCGGAAAGGCTCGCCAAAAGCAGCAATTGCAGCTGCTGGGATCAGTCTTTCCGGGCAAGCACCGCGTCTGGAAAACTCCAAGATCTTGGAGCTTTTCATTCAGGCATCAAACAACATTCCAGACGCAGGCTTGGCACTCTCAATGTTCTATTGCGATGAGGGTAATTACGACAATGAACGTCCGTGCATCAATCCAGAAAAATCGATGGTCGCGTTGGAAAGCGCTGCGCAGCGGGGTTCAATCAACGCCCTTGTCCGACTGGGTGAAGTATATGAAACGGGCGCCGTAGTCCCATCGGATCCGCCTCGAGCGATGGCGTGTTATCAGGAAGCTCAACGAAAAGACCCTGAGTCCAGCACACCCTCTGTTGAACGCTTGGCGACTCAAGGCGTCGTCAGGAATCCTTCAATTCAATGCATTAAAGTAGGAAGCTTGTGA
- a CDS encoding type VI secretion system tip protein VgrG, which produces MFNPANETHFSLTVEDYVGDLQVLSFTGTEGISQPFRFDLELVSENPDLDLEKLLHKQAFLALDPQGSGIHGQIYRVAQGDAGKRLTRYKVSLVPQLQYLHHRTNQRIYQQMSAPKIIALILDEHGIKGNAYSFQLSQPCPDRDYCVQYDETDLHFVQRLCEEEGIHYHFQHSKKGHLLVFGDDQTVFPNLGQPTAYVQGSGMVAEEPVIKGFRLRLETRTSRTTRRDYDFEKPRLQMEAAYKPDGESTEPDLEDYDYPGRFIDRARGKFLSQRALERHRADYRQAEGRGDQTKLVSGHFMEMSDHPRSEWNDLWLLTEIFHEGKQPQVLEESVTSDTTDNKDDFHQGYRNTFLATPWDVFYRPALEHPKPRVLGSQTAMVTGPKGEEIHCDQYGRIKVQFHWDREGLADDKTSCWLRVSSSWAGDRYGAISIPRIGMEVLVTFLEGDPDQPLVTGCLYHKENPVPYALPANKTRSVFKTLSSPGGGGYNELRIEDKKGAEQIFIHAQRDWDENVEHDQKIRVGNERHDTVVKNTYTELKAEEHRTTISDRKVEARMDDHLTIGENQHVKLGTAQLTSAGKEIHIKAGDKIVIEAGTELTILGGGSFIKLDGGGVTVVGPVVKINAGGSPGAGTGIGIKPPVLPGAADKDKAGSLMDQALLNAPPEKVKPKAFFVFSE; this is translated from the coding sequence ATGTTCAACCCAGCTAACGAAACGCACTTCAGCCTGACCGTTGAAGATTACGTAGGCGACCTGCAAGTCCTGTCGTTCACCGGCACTGAAGGCATCAGCCAGCCGTTCCGTTTCGACCTGGAACTGGTCAGCGAAAACCCGGATCTGGACCTGGAAAAACTCCTGCACAAACAGGCCTTCCTCGCCCTCGATCCACAAGGCTCCGGTATTCACGGCCAGATCTACCGCGTCGCCCAGGGCGACGCCGGCAAGCGCCTGACCCGCTACAAAGTCTCGCTGGTGCCGCAGCTGCAATACCTGCATCACCGCACTAACCAGCGCATCTACCAGCAGATGTCGGCGCCGAAAATCATCGCGCTGATCCTCGACGAGCACGGCATCAAGGGCAACGCCTACAGCTTCCAGCTCAGCCAGCCATGCCCGGATCGCGACTACTGCGTGCAGTACGACGAAACCGACCTGCACTTCGTCCAGCGCCTGTGCGAAGAGGAAGGCATTCACTACCACTTCCAGCACAGCAAGAAAGGCCACCTGCTGGTGTTCGGCGATGACCAGACCGTGTTCCCGAACCTCGGCCAGCCGACCGCGTATGTGCAGGGCAGCGGCATGGTCGCCGAAGAACCGGTGATCAAAGGCTTCCGGTTGCGTCTGGAAACCCGCACCAGCCGCACCACCCGCCGCGACTACGATTTCGAAAAGCCGCGCCTGCAAATGGAAGCGGCCTACAAACCGGACGGTGAGAGCACTGAACCTGATCTCGAAGACTACGACTACCCCGGCCGCTTCATCGACCGCGCGCGCGGCAAATTCCTCAGCCAGCGCGCCCTCGAACGCCATCGCGCCGACTACCGCCAGGCCGAGGGTCGCGGCGACCAGACCAAACTCGTCAGCGGCCACTTCATGGAAATGTCCGACCACCCGCGCAGCGAGTGGAACGACCTGTGGCTGCTCACCGAAATATTCCACGAAGGTAAACAGCCGCAAGTCCTCGAAGAATCGGTGACCAGCGACACCACCGACAACAAGGACGACTTCCACCAGGGCTACCGCAACACCTTCCTCGCCACCCCGTGGGACGTGTTCTACCGCCCGGCCCTCGAGCACCCGAAACCCCGCGTGCTCGGCAGCCAGACCGCCATGGTCACCGGCCCCAAAGGCGAAGAAATCCATTGCGACCAATACGGCCGCATCAAAGTGCAATTCCACTGGGACCGCGAAGGCCTGGCCGACGACAAAACCAGCTGCTGGTTGCGCGTCTCCAGCTCCTGGGCCGGCGACCGCTACGGCGCCATCTCCATCCCGCGCATCGGCATGGAAGTCCTCGTGACCTTCCTCGAAGGCGACCCAGACCAGCCACTGGTCACCGGCTGCCTGTACCACAAGGAAAACCCGGTGCCGTACGCCCTGCCGGCGAACAAAACCCGCAGCGTCTTCAAAACCCTCAGCTCCCCGGGCGGCGGTGGCTACAACGAACTGCGCATCGAAGACAAAAAAGGCGCCGAACAAATCTTCATCCACGCCCAGCGCGACTGGGATGAAAACGTTGAGCACGACCAGAAGATTCGGGTCGGGAATGAACGGCACGACACGGTGGTGAAGAACACCTACACCGAGCTGAAGGCTGAAGAACACCGCACCACGATTTCCGACCGCAAAGTCGAAGCGCGGATGGACGACCACCTGACTATTGGTGAGAACCAGCATGTGAAGCTCGGGACGGCGCAACTGACCAGTGCCGGGAAAGAGATTCACATCAAGGCTGGGGACAAGATTGTTATTGAGGCTGGGACTGAGCTGACGATTCTCGGCGGCGGCAGTTTCATCAAGCTCGATGGTGGTGGTGTGACGGTGGTTGGGCCGGTGGTGAAGATCAACGCCGGCGGCTCGCCGGGAGCAGGCACTGGCATCGGGATCAAACCGCCGGTGTTGCCGGGGGCGGCGGATAAGGATAAGGCGGGGAGTTTGATGGATCAGGCGTTGTTGAATGCGCCGCCTGAGAAGGTTAAGCCGAAGGCTTTTTTTGTGTTTTCTGAGTGA